One segment of Marvinbryantia formatexigens DSM 14469 DNA contains the following:
- the glpK gene encoding glycerol kinase GlpK has product MGKYIMALDAGTTSNRCILFDEKGRMCSVAQREFTQYFPKPGWVEHDADEIWSSQLGVAVEAMSRIGAEAGDIAAIGITNQRETAIVWDKNTGTPVYHAIVWQCRRTAKYCDSLKEKGLEESFRQKTGLVIDAYFSATKIKWILDNVEGARERAERGELLFGTVETWLIWKLTKGAVHVTDYSNAARTMLFNINTLQWDRDILKELDIPECMLPEPKPSSCVYGMADAAFFGGPIPIAGAAGDQQAALFGQTCFTAGEAKNTYGTGCFLLMNTGEKPVFSKNGLVTTIAWGLDGKVNYALEGSIFVAGAAIQWLRDEMRLIDSAEDSEYMATKVKDTNGCYVVPAFTGLGAPYWDQYARGTIVGITRGVNKYHIIRATLDSLAYQVQDVLEAMRADSGIELTSLKVDGGASANNFLMQTQADITGAPVNRPKCVETTAMGAAYLAGLAVGYWKSRADVIKNWNIDRTFQPEISKEERQRRIRGWKKAVQYAYGWAKEE; this is encoded by the coding sequence ATGGGTAAGTATATTATGGCGCTGGATGCAGGGACGACCAGCAACCGCTGTATTTTATTTGATGAAAAGGGAAGAATGTGCAGCGTGGCGCAGCGCGAATTTACACAGTATTTTCCAAAGCCGGGATGGGTGGAGCACGATGCGGATGAAATCTGGTCCAGCCAGCTTGGCGTTGCGGTGGAGGCAATGAGCAGAATCGGCGCGGAGGCGGGGGACATCGCCGCCATCGGTATTACGAATCAGCGTGAGACGGCAATCGTGTGGGATAAAAATACCGGAACGCCGGTGTATCATGCGATTGTCTGGCAGTGCCGCCGGACTGCAAAATACTGTGATTCGCTGAAAGAAAAGGGACTGGAGGAAAGCTTTCGCCAGAAAACGGGACTGGTGATTGACGCTTATTTTTCCGCCACAAAGATTAAGTGGATTCTGGATAACGTGGAAGGCGCAAGGGAGCGGGCGGAGCGCGGCGAGCTTTTGTTTGGAACGGTAGAGACATGGCTTATCTGGAAGCTGACAAAGGGAGCCGTGCATGTGACAGATTATTCCAATGCCGCCCGCACGATGCTGTTTAACATCAATACGCTGCAGTGGGACAGAGATATTCTGAAGGAGCTGGATATTCCGGAGTGTATGCTGCCGGAGCCGAAGCCGTCGAGCTGCGTGTACGGGATGGCGGACGCGGCGTTTTTCGGCGGACCGATTCCGATCGCCGGGGCGGCGGGCGACCAGCAGGCGGCGCTTTTCGGACAGACCTGCTTTACCGCCGGGGAGGCGAAAAACACTTATGGGACAGGCTGTTTCCTGCTGATGAACACCGGGGAAAAGCCGGTATTTTCCAAAAACGGTCTGGTGACGACCATTGCCTGGGGGCTGGACGGAAAGGTAAATTATGCGCTGGAGGGTTCTATTTTCGTGGCGGGGGCGGCAATCCAGTGGCTGCGTGATGAGATGCGCCTGATTGATTCCGCCGAAGATTCGGAGTATATGGCGACAAAGGTTAAGGACACCAACGGCTGCTATGTGGTTCCGGCGTTTACCGGTCTTGGCGCGCCCTACTGGGACCAGTACGCCAGAGGCACGATTGTCGGCATCACCCGCGGCGTCAATAAGTATCATATTATCCGTGCCACCCTGGATTCCCTGGCATACCAGGTGCAGGATGTGCTGGAGGCAATGCGGGCGGATTCCGGCATTGAGCTGACGTCTCTGAAGGTGGACGGCGGCGCCAGCGCCAACAATTTTCTTATGCAGACGCAGGCGGACATTACCGGAGCGCCGGTGAACCGTCCGAAATGCGTGGAGACGACTGCGATGGGCGCCGCTTACCTGGCGGGACTGGCAGTGGGCTACTGGAAATCAAGAGCAGACGTCATTAAAAACTGGAATATCGACCGCACCTTCCAGCCGGAAATTTCAAAAGAGGAGCGCCAGAGGCGCATCCGGGGATGGAAAAAAGCGGTGCAATATGCATACGGATGGGCGAAGGAAGAATAG